Proteins from one Paraburkholderia sp. BL10I2N1 genomic window:
- a CDS encoding glutamine--tRNA ligase/YqeY domain fusion protein, which produces MNTERNDAPAASNFIRNIIDDDNRSGKWGQRVETRFPPEPNGYLHIGHAKSICLNFGIARSYGGVCHLRFDDTNPEKESVEYVDSIIDAVSWLGFEWKKDGNEHLYFASDYYDKLYEFAELLIERGKAYVDSQSAEQMRATRGSATEAGTPSPFRERTPQENLDLFRRMKAGEFEEGEHVLRAKIDMASPNFNMRDPVIYRIRFAHHYRTGDKWCVYPMYDYTHCISDALENITHSLCTLEFEDHRPLYDWILDELAHAGVFTRPLPQQIEFSRLNLTYAITSKRKLLQLVTEGHVEGWDDPRMPTIVGIRRRGFTPESIQLLCERIGVTKVDSWIDMSVFEGALRDDLDDKAPRIAAVLDPLKLIIDNFPEGTSEECTAPVHPHHPERGLRTFPISRELWIEREDFTDTPPKGYFRLFPGNKVRLRYGYVIECTGADKDENGNVTAVHCNYFPDSRSGTEGANNYKVKGNIHWVSAAGACPAEVRIYDRLFREPQPDAGGRDFLEALNPDSKRVVNAYLEPGAQDAMPEQRYQFERHGYFVADRVDSKPGKPVFNRIVSLRDSWGKPA; this is translated from the coding sequence ATGAATACCGAACGCAACGACGCGCCTGCGGCATCCAATTTCATCCGCAACATCATCGATGACGACAACCGCTCCGGAAAGTGGGGCCAGCGTGTGGAAACACGCTTCCCGCCTGAGCCGAACGGCTATCTGCACATCGGCCACGCGAAGAGTATCTGTCTGAATTTCGGTATTGCCCGTAGCTACGGCGGCGTGTGCCACCTGCGTTTCGACGATACGAACCCGGAAAAGGAAAGCGTCGAGTACGTCGATTCGATTATCGATGCGGTCAGCTGGCTCGGCTTCGAATGGAAGAAAGACGGCAACGAACACCTCTATTTCGCCAGCGACTACTACGACAAGCTTTACGAATTCGCCGAACTGCTGATCGAGCGCGGCAAGGCGTATGTGGACAGCCAGTCTGCCGAACAGATGCGCGCGACCCGCGGCTCCGCCACCGAGGCGGGTACGCCGTCGCCGTTCCGTGAGCGCACGCCGCAGGAAAACCTCGACCTGTTCCGCCGCATGAAAGCGGGCGAGTTCGAGGAAGGCGAGCACGTGTTGCGCGCGAAGATCGACATGGCGTCGCCGAACTTCAACATGCGCGACCCGGTGATCTACCGGATCCGCTTTGCGCATCACTACCGCACCGGCGACAAGTGGTGCGTGTATCCGATGTACGACTACACGCACTGCATTTCAGACGCGCTCGAAAACATCACGCATTCGCTGTGCACGCTCGAATTCGAGGATCACCGGCCGCTCTACGACTGGATCCTCGATGAACTGGCCCATGCCGGCGTCTTTACGCGTCCGCTGCCGCAACAAATCGAGTTTTCGCGCCTGAACCTGACGTATGCCATCACCAGCAAGCGCAAGCTGCTGCAACTGGTCACCGAAGGCCATGTCGAGGGCTGGGACGACCCGCGCATGCCCACCATCGTCGGAATCCGTCGTCGCGGCTTCACGCCGGAGAGTATCCAGTTGCTGTGCGAGCGCATCGGCGTGACCAAGGTCGATTCGTGGATCGACATGAGCGTGTTCGAAGGCGCGCTGCGCGACGATCTCGACGACAAGGCTCCTCGCATCGCCGCCGTGCTCGATCCGCTGAAGCTGATCATCGACAACTTCCCCGAGGGCACCAGCGAGGAATGCACCGCTCCGGTCCATCCGCATCATCCGGAGCGCGGCCTGCGCACATTCCCGATTTCGCGCGAGCTGTGGATCGAGCGTGAAGACTTCACCGACACGCCTCCGAAGGGCTATTTCCGCCTCTTCCCGGGCAACAAGGTGCGTCTGCGCTATGGCTACGTGATCGAATGCACGGGCGCGGACAAGGACGAGAACGGCAACGTGACCGCCGTCCACTGCAACTACTTCCCGGACAGCCGGTCGGGCACCGAAGGCGCGAACAACTACAAGGTCAAGGGCAACATTCACTGGGTGAGCGCGGCGGGCGCGTGCCCGGCTGAAGTGCGCATTTACGACCGCCTGTTCCGTGAGCCGCAACCCGACGCTGGTGGCCGCGATTTCCTCGAAGCGCTGAATCCGGATTCGAAGCGTGTCGTCAACGCGTACCTCGAGCCCGGCGCGCAGGACGCGATGCCCGAACAGCGTTACCAGTTCGAACGGCACGGCTATTTCGTCGCGGATCGCGTCGATTCGAAGCCGGGCAAGCCCGTCTTCAACCGTATTGTCAGTTTGCGGGACAGTTGGGGCAAGCCGGCGTAA